One genomic segment of Bradyrhizobium diazoefficiens includes these proteins:
- a CDS encoding glucose/quinate/shikimate family membrane-bound PQQ-dependent dehydrogenase, whose product MTPTHRSGISLREAPLLAVTIVAIVIMGLTLLAGGAWLAALGGSIYYLVAGIMLLLTGWLLARRRAEALWVYAALLAATMAWAIWEAGLDFWSLAPRGDVLAPLGVWLLLPFIASRLGPRSRAARWALGLVLVVAAVVLGMSLTSDRHDLAGTIATGDTTGAIASSAPAGAAENWTAYGGSGFGTRYSSLSEITRDNVKDLTLAWEFRTGDHKGPDDPDEITNQATPLKVGDLLYTCSPHQIVFALEAATGKLRWKFDPQVQHNKAFQHMTCRGVSYHATKPGAVTTDGAPAPADCPARIFIPTNDGRMFALDAQSGKPCESFGDHGQIDLKQGSEIQTLGFYEGTSPPVVTDRILIVGGAVIDNYSDRVPSGVIRGFDVYSGKLIWAFDAGNPDPNEMPSPSHHFTPGSPNSWSISAVDESLGLVYVPLGSSSPDIWGGGRSPDEERYDSALVALDINTGKLRWSFQNVHHDLWDMDMPSQPSLVDLRSNEGVTPAIYIPAKTGDIFVLDRRDGHQLVPAPEKPVPQGPAPGDRLSPTQPFSQLSFRPPGMLTDAQMWGSTMFDQLACRIKFKRLRYEGPFTPPSEQGTLVFPGDFGMFEWGGIAVDPERQIAIANPQSIPFVSRLVPRGKDNPAAPNAAHPPGTELGVQPMYGAPYGVDLGIFLSPLGIPCLAPPWGNIAAIDLKTHKLVWQHRIGTIRDQAPLPLPFKLGVPMLGGPIVTAGGVIFITGTMDDYIRALDVRDGQQLWQDRLPAGGQSTPMTYEAGGRQYVVTVDGGHGSFGTKLGDYVRAYALPERR is encoded by the coding sequence ATGACTCCAACACATCGTTCAGGGATCTCCTTGCGTGAGGCGCCATTGCTGGCCGTGACCATCGTGGCCATTGTCATCATGGGATTGACGCTCCTCGCCGGCGGCGCCTGGCTCGCAGCCCTTGGCGGCTCCATCTACTATCTCGTCGCCGGGATCATGCTTCTGCTCACGGGCTGGCTGCTCGCGCGCCGTCGTGCCGAGGCGCTCTGGGTCTATGCTGCGCTGCTCGCCGCCACCATGGCGTGGGCGATCTGGGAAGCCGGTCTCGATTTCTGGTCGCTGGCACCGCGCGGCGACGTGCTTGCGCCGCTCGGCGTATGGCTGCTGCTGCCCTTCATTGCCTCGCGCCTCGGCCCCCGCTCGCGGGCGGCACGATGGGCGCTCGGCCTCGTGCTGGTCGTTGCAGCCGTCGTTCTCGGCATGTCCCTGACCAGCGATCGCCACGATCTCGCGGGCACGATCGCCACTGGCGACACGACCGGCGCCATTGCTTCTTCCGCGCCGGCAGGCGCGGCCGAGAACTGGACCGCCTATGGCGGCAGCGGCTTCGGGACGCGATACTCCTCGCTGAGCGAGATCACCAGGGACAATGTGAAGGATCTGACGCTGGCCTGGGAATTCCGCACCGGCGACCACAAGGGGCCTGACGATCCCGACGAGATCACCAACCAGGCAACTCCGCTCAAGGTCGGCGACCTCCTCTACACCTGCTCCCCGCATCAGATCGTATTTGCCCTCGAGGCTGCGACCGGGAAATTGCGCTGGAAGTTCGACCCGCAGGTCCAGCACAACAAGGCCTTCCAGCACATGACCTGCCGCGGCGTGTCCTATCACGCCACCAAGCCCGGCGCCGTCACCACCGACGGCGCGCCCGCTCCGGCCGACTGTCCGGCGCGCATTTTCATTCCGACCAATGACGGACGGATGTTCGCGCTGGATGCGCAGAGCGGTAAGCCTTGCGAGAGCTTCGGTGATCACGGTCAGATCGATCTCAAGCAAGGCAGCGAGATCCAGACGCTCGGCTTCTACGAGGGCACCTCGCCGCCGGTCGTGACGGACAGGATCCTGATCGTCGGCGGCGCTGTCATCGACAATTATTCCGACCGCGTGCCGTCGGGCGTGATCCGCGGATTCGACGTCTATTCCGGCAAGCTGATCTGGGCGTTCGATGCCGGCAACCCCGACCCGAACGAGATGCCTTCGCCGTCGCATCATTTCACCCCGGGCTCCCCCAATTCCTGGAGCATCTCCGCGGTCGACGAGAGCCTCGGCCTTGTTTACGTGCCACTCGGCTCGAGCTCGCCGGATATCTGGGGCGGCGGCCGTTCGCCTGACGAGGAACGTTATGACTCGGCGCTGGTCGCGCTCGACATCAACACCGGGAAGCTGCGCTGGTCGTTCCAGAACGTGCATCACGATCTCTGGGACATGGACATGCCGTCGCAGCCGAGCCTGGTCGATCTGCGCTCGAACGAGGGCGTGACGCCGGCGATCTATATCCCGGCCAAGACCGGCGACATCTTCGTGCTCGACCGCCGCGACGGGCATCAGCTCGTGCCCGCGCCGGAGAAGCCAGTGCCGCAAGGACCCGCGCCCGGCGACCGGCTGTCGCCAACCCAGCCTTTCTCGCAATTGAGCTTCCGCCCGCCCGGCATGCTCACCGACGCGCAGATGTGGGGCAGCACGATGTTCGACCAGCTGGCCTGCCGCATCAAGTTCAAGCGCCTGCGCTATGAGGGGCCGTTCACGCCGCCCTCGGAACAGGGCACGCTGGTGTTCCCCGGCGATTTCGGCATGTTCGAGTGGGGCGGCATTGCAGTCGATCCCGAGCGTCAGATCGCCATCGCGAACCCGCAATCGATTCCGTTCGTCTCCCGCCTCGTCCCGCGCGGCAAGGACAACCCGGCCGCACCGAACGCGGCGCATCCTCCGGGCACCGAGCTCGGCGTACAGCCGATGTACGGCGCCCCCTATGGCGTCGATCTCGGCATCTTCCTTTCACCGCTCGGCATCCCCTGCCTCGCGCCGCCCTGGGGCAACATCGCAGCCATCGATCTCAAGACGCACAAGCTGGTCTGGCAACATCGCATCGGCACGATCCGCGATCAGGCGCCGCTGCCGCTGCCCTTCAAGCTCGGCGTCCCCATGCTGGGCGGCCCCATCGTGACCGCGGGCGGCGTCATCTTCATCACGGGAACGATGGATGATTACATCCGCGCGCTCGACGTCCGCGACGGCCAGCAGCTTTGGCAGGACCGCCTTCCTGCCGGCGGCCAGTCGACGCCGATGACCTATGAAGCGGGCGGCAGGCAATACGTCGTCACGGTCGACGGCGGCCACGGCTCGTTCGGCACCAAGCTCGGCGACTATGTTCGCGCCTACGCGCTGCCGGAACGGCGTTAG
- a CDS encoding glycoside hydrolase family 5 protein, whose translation MIATHARWPRGSYLAATALFLASLFSCATHAAEMTRLGRGINILGYDGIWEGGQNAPFRLDNLTAIKKAGFSHVRINFFGFKFMGSGNVLDEVILGRLDTVIEEILARGLIPIVDEHDTHLCQRDVSVCGDKLRAFWRQIAERYAGKYPALVFEVLNEPGGQMTSGSWNSLLNECLAIIRRTNPDRQVVAAVLNIDEIPIDQLALPADDRNLIVTFHYYAPIRFTHQGAPWSRTFARIGPLDWGSADDEAKAAADFDKMKLWAEKEKRPVYLGEFGVYERAPSDSRLRYLSFMARSAEKRGWSWAYWQFDHDFAAFDSARQAWKPDILRALIPPPH comes from the coding sequence ATGATTGCCACCCATGCGCGCTGGCCGAGAGGTTCCTATCTTGCAGCAACGGCGCTTTTCCTTGCGTCGCTGTTCTCTTGCGCCACCCATGCGGCCGAGATGACGAGGTTGGGGCGTGGCATCAACATTCTCGGCTATGATGGAATCTGGGAAGGCGGTCAGAACGCGCCGTTCCGCCTGGATAATTTGACGGCGATCAAGAAGGCCGGATTCTCGCATGTCAGGATCAATTTCTTCGGCTTCAAGTTCATGGGCAGCGGGAATGTCCTGGACGAGGTCATCCTCGGGCGGCTCGACACCGTCATCGAGGAAATTCTCGCGAGGGGCCTCATCCCGATCGTCGACGAGCACGACACCCACCTTTGCCAGCGCGACGTTTCGGTATGCGGCGACAAGCTCAGGGCGTTCTGGCGGCAGATCGCCGAGCGCTATGCCGGCAAATATCCCGCGCTCGTCTTCGAGGTCCTGAACGAGCCCGGCGGGCAAATGACGTCGGGCAGCTGGAATTCACTGCTCAACGAATGTCTCGCCATTATTCGTCGCACCAATCCCGACCGGCAAGTGGTTGCCGCCGTTCTCAACATCGACGAGATCCCCATCGACCAGCTGGCTCTGCCGGCCGACGACAGGAATCTCATCGTCACGTTCCATTACTACGCGCCGATCCGATTCACGCATCAGGGCGCGCCGTGGTCTCGAACGTTCGCGCGGATCGGGCCGCTCGATTGGGGCAGCGCGGACGACGAAGCCAAGGCTGCCGCCGACTTCGACAAGATGAAGCTCTGGGCCGAGAAAGAGAAGCGCCCGGTCTATCTCGGTGAATTCGGCGTGTACGAGCGTGCGCCGTCCGACAGCCGCCTGAGATATCTGTCGTTCATGGCGAGAAGCGCCGAGAAGCGCGGCTGGTCATGGGCCTATTGGCAGTTCGACCACGACTTCGCGGCGTTCGACAGCGCGCGCCAGGCCTGGAAGCCGGACATCCTGCGCGCCCTGATCCCGCCGCCGCATTGA
- a CDS encoding O-antigen ligase family protein — protein MASLQTEVDSEALESAYWKTRSVGVEKLARAAILCSITINVVASMGNFHTALLPEQLSNLQQAVAILMWAVLIYASAFVRPRLRLQLNPDLIALLAFYTFAVVSVLWSSLSAAAFMKSAALAMTTFGAFCLITRVDIDEIVGAVTAGLFMSVAASAFFALAMPDIGVDHSWMHDGQWQGIYESKQTLGFVGAYLMFFACYRKMTGQGWIAFLAVFLLAAVCVLASESRGAGAVALAACALLVTSMWSVGCMRLYAILPVVMCILAAALILYFYVTGYDAIHIGDASIDFTERTFIWQYAISHLDDAPLLGFGINGFWTVPSIYDYFEQNHGWVLDNYHSGYIAILMETGFLGYVLFAASIFLFSTKVLHLISARSIDRSNCALIIGFVVLSFQSNFTETMFLRSTMFTSVLLVAFFFATCRPVPQADV, from the coding sequence ATGGCCAGCCTGCAGACCGAGGTGGATTCTGAGGCGCTCGAGAGCGCGTACTGGAAGACGCGCAGCGTCGGCGTCGAGAAGCTTGCCCGAGCCGCCATCCTCTGCTCGATCACCATCAACGTGGTCGCGTCGATGGGTAATTTCCACACCGCGCTGCTGCCGGAACAGCTGAGCAATCTGCAACAGGCGGTGGCGATCCTGATGTGGGCCGTCCTCATTTACGCAAGCGCATTCGTGCGCCCGCGTCTGCGGTTGCAGCTCAATCCCGATCTGATCGCGCTGCTCGCATTCTATACCTTCGCCGTCGTCTCGGTGCTCTGGTCCAGCCTGAGCGCTGCGGCCTTCATGAAGAGTGCGGCGCTGGCGATGACGACATTCGGCGCATTCTGTCTGATCACGCGTGTCGACATCGACGAGATCGTGGGGGCCGTCACCGCGGGGCTTTTCATGTCGGTCGCCGCATCGGCGTTCTTCGCGCTTGCCATGCCCGATATCGGGGTCGATCATAGCTGGATGCACGACGGTCAATGGCAGGGCATCTATGAATCGAAGCAGACACTCGGCTTCGTCGGCGCCTATCTGATGTTCTTTGCCTGCTACCGGAAGATGACCGGACAGGGATGGATTGCCTTCCTCGCCGTCTTCCTCCTGGCGGCAGTTTGCGTCCTCGCGTCGGAATCGCGGGGCGCCGGTGCCGTCGCGCTGGCCGCCTGCGCGCTGCTGGTGACCTCGATGTGGTCGGTCGGCTGCATGAGACTCTATGCGATCCTGCCGGTCGTCATGTGCATTCTGGCGGCTGCCCTGATCCTCTACTTCTATGTGACGGGGTATGATGCCATCCATATCGGCGATGCCAGCATCGATTTCACCGAGCGCACTTTCATCTGGCAGTACGCCATCAGCCATCTCGACGATGCGCCGCTGCTCGGATTCGGCATCAACGGCTTCTGGACGGTCCCCTCGATCTACGATTATTTCGAGCAGAACCACGGGTGGGTGCTCGACAATTATCACAGCGGCTACATCGCGATCCTGATGGAGACGGGATTTCTGGGCTACGTGCTGTTCGCCGCGAGCATCTTCCTGTTCTCGACCAAGGTCCTCCACCTCATTTCCGCGCGATCCATCGACCGGTCGAATTGCGCGCTGATCATCGGATTTGTCGTCCTCAGTTTTCAGTCCAATTTTACCGAGACGATGTTCCTGCGTTCGACGATGTTCACGTCGGTGCTGCTCGTGGCGTTCTTCTTCGCGACATGCAGGCCGGTGCCGCAGGCGGACGTTTAG
- a CDS encoding GNAT family N-acetyltransferase: MNRPSIHFDIAVEQAFDFLSPEYAELFDGSAATAFQHPLWLHSLYTRLASHAGADALVVVVRHRATRALAMVLPLLRVRHGPIRTVEFADLRVSDYLAPVCSPKVFSQLLADESACAEIRCLVGPFDLLRMTKLPDGRLPIENLLDAPRRVAMDTNAYATVLVAPFDKWRASAMDRSYQKELAKKYRQLQKKGALSFSCCNDSASVLEALDVMRKFRGPRFQSQGDGDLLQRPEYYGFYSDVAVRGLGDFVRLYAMKMDGEVIAAVLGLCHQGSFLVIMSAFDIAGYKSQSLGALMFEQVAKDCIERGDQMLDFTIGDEPYKKLFGGQPSPMWTVTQAGSTAGAIALFALKQAPWLKLAAKRVSEFRLLPTRSSTPAR, encoded by the coding sequence ATGAACAGGCCTAGCATCCATTTCGATATCGCCGTCGAGCAGGCCTTCGACTTCCTGTCACCGGAATATGCAGAGCTGTTCGACGGCTCGGCCGCCACCGCCTTCCAGCATCCGCTCTGGCTGCACAGTCTCTACACGAGGCTCGCCTCTCATGCCGGGGCAGATGCTCTGGTCGTCGTGGTCCGCCATCGCGCGACGCGCGCCCTTGCGATGGTGTTGCCCTTGCTGCGGGTCCGGCATGGACCGATACGGACCGTCGAATTCGCCGACCTCCGCGTCTCCGACTATCTGGCGCCGGTTTGCAGTCCCAAGGTATTTTCCCAGCTTCTCGCAGACGAGAGCGCCTGCGCGGAGATCCGGTGCCTGGTTGGTCCGTTCGACCTGCTCCGGATGACCAAGCTTCCCGACGGGCGGCTTCCGATCGAAAATCTGCTGGATGCGCCCCGGCGCGTCGCGATGGACACCAATGCCTATGCGACCGTTCTCGTCGCGCCGTTCGACAAGTGGCGCGCCAGTGCGATGGATCGCTCTTACCAGAAGGAGCTCGCAAAGAAATATCGCCAGCTCCAGAAGAAGGGCGCGCTGAGCTTTTCATGCTGCAATGACAGCGCCTCGGTGCTCGAGGCACTGGACGTGATGCGGAAATTCCGCGGTCCGCGATTCCAGTCGCAGGGCGACGGAGACCTGCTCCAGCGCCCCGAATATTACGGTTTCTATTCCGACGTGGCCGTCCGCGGACTCGGCGATTTCGTCCGGCTCTACGCCATGAAGATGGACGGCGAGGTGATCGCCGCCGTGCTCGGATTGTGCCATCAGGGCAGCTTCCTCGTCATCATGAGCGCCTTCGACATCGCCGGATACAAGAGCCAGTCGCTCGGCGCACTGATGTTCGAGCAAGTAGCAAAGGATTGCATCGAGCGCGGCGACCAGATGCTCGACTTCACCATCGGCGACGAGCCGTACAAGAAACTGTTCGGCGGGCAGCCTTCGCCGATGTGGACGGTCACGCAGGCCGGCAGCACTGCCGGCGCGATTGCCCTGTTCGCGCTGAAGCAGGCCCCCTGGCTCAAGCTGGCGGCCAAGCGCGTCTCGGAGTTCAGGCTGTTGCCGACCCGCAGCTCGACGCCGGCGCGCTGA
- a CDS encoding FAD-dependent oxidoreductase: MTADQTAGGPNAAAGAAATAVDVAIVGGGLAGSLAAAVLARAGHRVALVDKRAVYPEEFRVEKIGGHQLEMFRRLGFLHGLESVASPYDRVLNIREGKVVDVSVGQAYGLPYADLVAMARGQIPDPSALIVDEVTAVSCSDDVQHLVLASGRRLTARLVVLATGMAGALGYKLGIRRRVLAERHSVSFGFTIARRDGAPFDFKALTCYGERTADGVDYLSLFPVRAGMRANLFMFRDPTDPVMRDLRRDTEATLLRLLPGLQPYLGDFQVTDRVQNWVMDLSVVEGYLQGGVVLIGDAFQTNCPAAGTGVARLLVDVERLCTEYVPRWITTSGMGREKISEFYVDRDKVAADQQSLKMARFRQALTSRNDISWDMRRRLHFLRRSIAHRVDQMRPGWLAQVRSALRA, translated from the coding sequence ATGACGGCGGATCAAACCGCGGGCGGGCCGAACGCAGCAGCCGGCGCCGCGGCCACGGCTGTCGACGTTGCGATCGTCGGCGGCGGCCTTGCGGGGTCGCTCGCGGCGGCCGTGCTCGCGCGGGCCGGACATCGCGTTGCGCTGGTCGACAAGCGCGCGGTTTATCCCGAGGAATTCCGGGTCGAGAAGATTGGCGGCCATCAGCTGGAGATGTTCCGCCGGCTGGGCTTCCTCCACGGTCTCGAGAGCGTCGCGTCTCCATACGACCGCGTGCTCAATATCAGGGAAGGCAAGGTGGTCGATGTCAGCGTCGGCCAGGCTTATGGGCTTCCTTACGCCGATCTCGTCGCCATGGCGCGCGGCCAGATTCCCGATCCATCCGCGTTGATCGTCGACGAGGTCACGGCAGTGAGCTGCAGCGACGATGTCCAGCATCTCGTGCTCGCTTCCGGGCGGCGCCTGACTGCGCGTCTCGTCGTTCTGGCGACCGGCATGGCGGGAGCTCTCGGCTATAAGCTCGGCATCAGGCGGCGCGTGCTGGCCGAGCGCCACTCGGTCTCGTTCGGCTTCACGATTGCGCGCCGCGATGGCGCGCCGTTCGATTTCAAGGCGCTGACCTGCTACGGCGAGCGCACCGCCGACGGCGTCGATTATCTCAGCCTGTTTCCGGTGCGCGCCGGCATGCGGGCGAATCTCTTCATGTTCCGCGATCCGACCGATCCGGTGATGCGCGATCTGCGCCGCGACACGGAAGCGACGCTGCTGCGGCTGCTGCCGGGATTGCAGCCCTATCTCGGCGATTTCCAGGTGACGGACCGGGTGCAGAACTGGGTGATGGACCTCTCCGTTGTCGAAGGGTATCTCCAGGGCGGTGTCGTGCTCATCGGCGATGCGTTCCAGACCAACTGTCCGGCCGCCGGCACCGGCGTTGCCCGTCTGCTGGTCGATGTCGAGCGTCTCTGCACCGAATATGTGCCGCGCTGGATAACGACCTCGGGCATGGGCAGGGAGAAGATATCCGAGTTCTATGTCGACCGCGACAAGGTCGCGGCAGACCAGCAATCGCTGAAGATGGCGCGCTTTCGCCAGGCGCTGACGTCCCGCAACGATATCAGCTGGGACATGCGGCGGCGGCTGCATTTTCTGCGGCGAAGTATTGCCCATCGGGTCGATCAAATGCGGCCGGGCTGGCTCGCGCAGGTCCGCAGCGCGCTACGCGCCTGA
- a CDS encoding lipopolysaccharide biosynthesis protein — protein sequence MIESIVQFMRRDVTRGVAGTILLKVGSGALAFALFSLAARTMSPDGFGIFATWLSIAQMASVVGLVGQESLLVRFLNEYRVADQPGLTKGVLLSSSKISAVAMLIAIGAIAIVASLRGDGWLLIVAVSLYTAVNAGLMLGSQIARSLVSILMGEGNREFFWRVSVVLFLIAVLAGHRRLDPAELIAVMTIAMSIGLGAQIIAITRALPDFRGTAARSETPRWRSSALHFWVASILEAANQYFDVILVYWMLDPATAGIYFAASRLANIFAMLSAALYSFGARRLPSLYFSKNHEEFERTLQLMAEVTALCVTSGLLLIWIGGPYLLNLFGPHFAAQHWVLIVLGIGTAFQAAGGPAAAILQLTGYEREYVPVVAANVALRLVGFLILIPWLGVLGAAISATVSLALATIALNILCRRRTGVDPSILALLRFSASKRGTYAVRSVDSAE from the coding sequence ATGATCGAATCCATCGTCCAATTCATGCGGCGCGACGTGACGCGCGGTGTTGCCGGCACCATCCTGCTCAAGGTTGGCAGCGGCGCGCTGGCGTTCGCGTTGTTCTCGCTGGCGGCGCGGACGATGTCGCCCGACGGGTTCGGCATCTTTGCGACCTGGCTGTCGATCGCCCAGATGGCATCGGTGGTGGGCCTGGTCGGCCAGGAATCGCTTCTGGTCCGATTCCTCAACGAGTACCGGGTGGCAGATCAGCCCGGCCTCACCAAAGGTGTGCTGCTATCGAGCTCGAAGATTTCCGCCGTCGCGATGCTGATCGCGATCGGCGCAATCGCGATCGTCGCGAGCCTACGGGGCGACGGGTGGCTGCTGATCGTCGCGGTCTCGCTCTACACCGCCGTGAATGCCGGGCTGATGCTCGGCAGCCAGATCGCACGCTCCCTGGTCAGTATCCTCATGGGCGAAGGAAACCGCGAGTTTTTCTGGCGGGTCAGCGTCGTCCTGTTTCTGATCGCCGTCCTGGCCGGTCATCGCCGGCTCGACCCCGCCGAATTGATCGCCGTGATGACGATTGCCATGTCGATCGGCCTCGGCGCGCAGATCATTGCGATCACACGCGCGCTGCCGGACTTCCGCGGCACCGCGGCGCGCTCCGAGACGCCCCGCTGGAGATCGAGCGCGCTTCATTTCTGGGTCGCGTCCATCCTCGAAGCCGCGAACCAGTATTTCGACGTGATCCTGGTCTACTGGATGCTGGATCCGGCCACCGCCGGAATCTATTTCGCCGCCTCGCGGCTCGCCAACATTTTCGCCATGCTCTCGGCCGCGCTGTACAGCTTCGGCGCGCGCCGGCTTCCCTCGCTATACTTCAGCAAGAACCATGAGGAGTTCGAGCGCACGTTGCAGCTCATGGCGGAAGTGACCGCGCTCTGCGTGACCAGCGGACTTCTGCTGATCTGGATTGGCGGCCCTTATCTTCTCAATCTGTTCGGGCCGCACTTCGCCGCGCAGCACTGGGTCCTGATCGTGCTCGGAATCGGAACGGCCTTCCAGGCGGCGGGCGGTCCAGCTGCGGCGATCCTGCAACTGACCGGCTACGAGCGAGAATATGTGCCGGTGGTCGCCGCCAACGTCGCGTTGCGGCTGGTCGGATTTCTCATCCTCATTCCCTGGCTCGGCGTGCTCGGCGCTGCGATCTCAGCCACTGTGTCGCTGGCGCTCGCGACCATCGCCCTCAACATCCTGTGCCGCCGGCGGACCGGAGTCGATCCGTCAATTCTCGCGCTGCTGCGCTTCTCTGCATCCAAGCGCGGCACCTATGCGGTCCGCAGCGTCGATTCCGCCGAATAA
- a CDS encoding GumC family protein, translated as MTFGRRADPTSSGSTGVSASWQSRNASNGEARGAAARGALTTAGALAFIRDNARRILTLALAIFALGVAVLLVIPVRYAATALVVVDPREQRVTTEQDVLPGIGQDSAALQSLVEVAKSDGFLKPLIEQLKVRDDEDISGGHTDPARVLERFRNRIDISRRGLTYVIAIRFTSNRPDRAAYYANAIAEAFVASQRSIRTEATDEAADWLSSRLKTLNDRLKASEDAVAAFKLDHRIVNAGKDSTTQQLRVTELSQQVAAARARTEEAKARYEQAQRDVKGNVESPVKHDLLSALRAQRSALNDQIAQKRAVLGDRHPDLVMSYSQLNDLNRQIEVERSKGIDTAKSEYEAQRDQQKALEGQMKAAESQLLVDGQALVKLQELQRDAEANRNIYEQFLSRSKTTNEQRLLQSSQTKIASSAIPPLRSTLPPLPLLLAALAICSLLTSTAVVAATGRGSDKPVPQVHAPEPAERQPGAWARPPVWARVPELTSGEGPRNIWQGPVSATAELDLGPYLRPLLEKLERTPGPHGKVALVLSVGKRAGGNTVARSLNRWAVNTGKLSVLIRVDPDLGGVQAAHANALAEGMTTADFRSVDELLGAGNRPEPSPADDIRSEFDLIVVHATSLALQPEAAALAAHADLVILVAREDAVDSAAMRRATAALSRFNGVPTGIVVNHVPADPSAPRRGEVVGLAG; from the coding sequence ATGACGTTCGGTCGCCGCGCAGACCCGACCAGTTCCGGATCGACCGGTGTCTCCGCGTCGTGGCAGAGCCGGAATGCGTCGAATGGTGAGGCGCGCGGAGCCGCCGCGCGCGGTGCGCTCACGACCGCCGGCGCGCTTGCCTTCATCCGCGACAATGCTCGCCGTATCCTGACGCTCGCGCTCGCGATCTTCGCGCTCGGCGTCGCCGTTCTCCTGGTCATTCCGGTGCGATACGCAGCGACTGCGCTGGTCGTCGTCGATCCGCGCGAGCAGCGCGTGACCACGGAGCAGGACGTGCTGCCGGGCATCGGGCAGGACAGCGCTGCGCTGCAGAGCCTGGTCGAAGTCGCCAAGTCCGACGGCTTTCTCAAGCCGCTGATCGAGCAGCTCAAGGTGAGAGACGACGAGGACATCTCCGGGGGACACACCGACCCCGCGCGCGTTCTCGAGAGATTCCGCAACCGCATCGATATTTCCCGTCGCGGCCTGACCTATGTCATCGCCATCCGCTTCACCTCAAACCGGCCGGACCGGGCAGCCTATTATGCCAACGCCATCGCCGAGGCGTTCGTCGCCAGCCAAAGAAGCATCCGTACCGAGGCGACCGATGAGGCCGCCGACTGGCTGAGCAGCCGGCTGAAGACATTGAACGACCGGTTGAAGGCGTCGGAGGACGCCGTTGCCGCATTCAAGCTCGATCACCGCATCGTCAACGCCGGCAAGGACTCCACCACCCAGCAATTGCGCGTGACCGAGCTGTCGCAGCAGGTCGCCGCCGCACGCGCGCGGACCGAGGAGGCGAAAGCCCGCTACGAGCAGGCACAGCGTGACGTGAAGGGGAACGTCGAGAGCCCGGTCAAGCACGACCTGCTGAGCGCTTTGCGCGCCCAGCGGTCGGCGCTCAACGATCAGATTGCGCAGAAGCGCGCGGTGCTTGGCGATCGCCACCCCGACCTCGTGATGTCGTACAGCCAGCTGAACGATCTCAACCGGCAGATCGAGGTCGAGCGGAGCAAGGGCATCGACACCGCGAAATCGGAATACGAGGCGCAGCGCGATCAGCAGAAGGCTCTGGAAGGCCAGATGAAGGCGGCGGAATCGCAGCTCCTGGTCGATGGTCAGGCCCTGGTGAAGCTGCAGGAGCTGCAGCGCGACGCCGAGGCCAACAGGAACATCTACGAGCAGTTCCTGTCGCGGTCCAAGACCACGAACGAGCAGCGCCTGTTGCAGAGCTCGCAGACCAAGATTGCCTCGTCCGCGATTCCGCCGCTGCGCTCGACCCTTCCGCCGCTGCCTTTGCTGCTCGCCGCGCTCGCGATCTGCTCGTTGCTGACATCAACGGCGGTCGTTGCCGCAACAGGACGCGGGTCGGATAAGCCCGTTCCGCAGGTTCACGCGCCCGAGCCGGCTGAGCGCCAGCCGGGGGCATGGGCACGTCCGCCGGTATGGGCCCGCGTTCCCGAGCTGACGTCGGGCGAAGGTCCCAGAAACATTTGGCAAGGTCCGGTGTCCGCGACGGCCGAGCTCGATCTCGGTCCCTATCTTCGCCCGCTGCTTGAGAAGCTGGAGAGAACGCCGGGCCCCCACGGCAAGGTCGCCCTCGTGCTGTCGGTCGGCAAGCGCGCTGGCGGCAACACCGTCGCGCGCTCGCTGAACCGGTGGGCGGTGAACACGGGGAAGCTGAGCGTCCTGATCCGGGTCGATCCCGACCTCGGCGGTGTCCAGGCTGCCCACGCCAACGCCCTGGCGGAGGGCATGACCACGGCGGATTTTCGCAGCGTCGATGAGCTTCTCGGCGCCGGCAACCGGCCCGAGCCGTCGCCCGCGGACGACATTCGTTCGGAGTTCGATCTGATCGTCGTTCACGCGACGTCGCTGGCGTTGCAGCCGGAGGCGGCAGCTCTGGCCGCTCATGCCGATCTTGTCATTCTGGTCGCGCGCGAGGACGCCGTCGATTCAGCGGCCATGCGCAGGGCAACGGCTGCGCTCTCCAGGTTCAACGGCGTGCCGACCGGGATCGTCGTCAATCACGTCCCGGCTGATCCATCGGCGCCGCGCCGGGGCGAGGTGGTGGGCCTGGCCGGTTGA